A stretch of the Lolium perenne isolate Kyuss_39 chromosome 3, Kyuss_2.0, whole genome shotgun sequence genome encodes the following:
- the LOC127340845 gene encoding uncharacterized protein codes for MAAAPLKAASPTRLAYFDDMWALRSPATVLSLHQEEGGRRAVVLDATIFHPQGGGQPADTGVISAATGAPRFLVEDVRVKDGVVFHYGRFEDAAGDGCGPELDKGQSVTLEIDAGRRSLNSRLHSAGHLLDSCMTNLGFHFEPGKGYHFPDGPSVEYKGVIPPDQLQDKKTQLEKQANELISKGAKVLVSVFPYEEAAKLCGGALPGYISQDSTPRIVKFGEYPGCPCGGTHVADVADIGNLKVTSIRVKKGVTKVSYSINP; via the exons ATGGCGGCGGCTCCGTTGAAGGCCGCTAGCCCCACCAGGCTGGCCTACTTCGACGACATGTGGGCGCTCAGGTCCCCCGCGACCGTCCTCTCGCTGCACCAG gaggagggtggccggcgggcGGTGGTGCTAGACGCCACCATCTTCCACCCGCAAGGCGGCGGCCAGCCGGCCGACACCGGGGTCATCTCCGCCGCCACCGGCGCCCCGAGGTTCCTCGTCGAGGATGTGCGCGTCAAGGACGGGGTG GTTTTCCACTATGGGCGATTCGAGGATGCTGCTGGAGACGGGTGCGGACCAGAGCTCGACAAAGGGCAGAGCGTTACCTTAGAAATCGACGCCGGCCGGCGCAGTCTGAACTCAAG GCTTCACTCTGCAGGTCATTTGCTGGACAGTTGCATGACCAATCTTGGCTTTCATTTCGAACCTGGGAAGGGATACCATTTCCCTGATGG ACCTTCCGTTGAGTATAAAGGAGTTATTCCACCAGATCAATTGCAGGATAAGAAAACTCAGTTAGAGAAACAGGCAAATGAACTGATTTCAAAAGGAGCCAAG GTTTTAGTCTCTGTTTTTCCTTATGAGGAGGCAGCTAAACTATGTGGAGGCGCTCTGCCTGGCTACATTTCACAA GATAGCACTCCCCGCATTGTGAAATTTGGTGAGTATCCTGGTTGTCCTTGTGGAGGCACTCATGTAGCCGATGTTGCAGACATTGGCAACCTAAAG